The Candidatus Methylomirabilota bacterium genomic interval GCAGTTGCTCGATTCCGGCCTCCAACATCTATCGCGACGGCGGGGTGGTGCAGCTTACGCCCGCATCGACCAATCCGCGGTTCACCGAGCGCGGCCTGTGGAACGTCTTTCGGGTGTGCGGTCGGGATGATCAACAGGGGGGCGCGGCGGCAAACTTTATCGTCAAGAAACTGAAAAAGACGAAGGTTGCCGTCCTGCACGACAAGACCACCTACGGGCAGGGTCTGGCCGATGAAACGGTCAAGGCGCTGGAAAAGGCCGGGATCAAGCCGGTCTACTACGGCAACATCACCCAGGGGGAAAAAGACTATCGGCCGGTGCTGACCTCGATCAAGCAGACGAATCCCGAGGTCCTGTTTTACGGCGGTATCTATCCGGAGGCCATCCTGCTCACCAAGCAGATGCGCGAGTTGGGGATGAAAACAGCCTTCATCAGCGGCGACGGTGTCTGGGCCAAGGAGTTCGTGGAGATCGCCGGGAAGGCGGCGGAGGGCGCGTTCATCACCTTCACCCCGGATCAAACGAGGATCAAGGAGGCGCAAGGGGTCATTCAGCAGCACAAGGCCAAGTTCGGCACCGCAGTGGGGGCCTATACCGTCTATAGCTATGTGGCTGCTGTCCTCCTGTTCGAGGCAATCGCCGCGACCCAATCGACCGACGGCGCCAAGATTGCGGAGCATATCAGGAAGACCAAATGGAAGACCGCGCTCGGACCGATCCAGTTCGATCACAAGGGCGACGTCCTGGTGTCGCCCTACGTGGTCTGGGAGGTCAAGAACGGGCGGTTTGTCGAACTTCAGTAGACGGAATATCGAACCGTGGAATAGGGGAGGGAAGGGAGTCATCTCTTCCCTCCTTTTGCGTTGAGGGGATATGCTGCTTCAACAGTTGGTCAACGGGTTGACGCTCGGGAGTGTCTATGCGCTGATCGCCCTGGGCTATACCATGGTCTACGGGATCATCGAGCTGATCAACTTCGCCCACGGCGAGATCTATATGTTGGGCGCCTACATGGGGATCGTGACCTTCGGGCTCCTGACCACCCTTAACCTGATGGCCCCGGACTCCGCGCTGACCCTCGCCTGTATGATGATTGCAGCCGTCCTCTTCTGCGGCGCCTGCGGTATCACCATCGAACGGCTGGCCTATCGGCCGCTGCGGACGGCCCCGCGTCTGTCGCCCCTGATCAGCGCGCTGGGGGTGTCGATCTTTCTGCAGAATTTCGTGATGCTGGCGCAGGGACCCAGGGATAAGGGATTTCCTGAACTGTTCATCCAGGGCGGGATCGATCTGCCGGGCGGCCGGATCAGCGCGATCCAGATCTTCATCATGACCACCTCGGTCCTGATGATGTGGGGACTGCACCTGCTGGTACGCCGAACCAGGATCGGTAAGGCGATGCGGGCCACAGCGCAGGATAAGCAGATGGCCGAGCTCGTCGGGATCGATGTGAACCGGGTCATCAGCGTGACGTTTCTCATCGGGTCGGCGCTGGCGGCCGTGGCCGGGGTGATGGTTGGGATGTACTACGGTCTGATCAACTTCTATATCGGCTATATCGCCGGTATGAAGGCCTTTACCGCAGCGGTGCTGGGAGGGATCGGCAGCATCCCCGGCGCCATGCTGGGCGGGATCCTGCTGGGTCTGATCGAAAGTCTGGGGGCCGGCTATATCTCCAGTGAATATAAGGACGTCTTCGCCTTCGCCATCTTGATCCTGGTGCTGATCTTCCGTCCGACCGGTCTTCTGGGCACCGATACCTCCAAACGCGCCTGAACACGATGCAGACCGTTTCGCGTTCCCTTCTGCTGTACCGCCACCCGCTGATCCGGATCGTCCTGACCGCGCTGTGGCTCGGCCTGCTGTCGCTGCCGCTCATGGTCGAACCGGATGCCCCCCATTTTGCTCTGGAGCGCCCCGTGATGGTCGCCGGCGTCGTCGCCCTGCTTGGTCTTGCGCAGTGGTTCGTCTCGCAATGGGGGAGGCGGTCGCCGGTCTGGACCGATCGCCTGGTCGAGGTGGGCGGCGCGACTGTTCGGACATTGAACCGGCGAATTGATCCTCGCCTGCTGTACGGCCTGGCGCTGGCGGCCGCGGCCGTGATCCCCTTCAGTCTCAATCGATACTACGTCGATGTGTTGACCCAGGTCGGCATCTATGTGACGCTGGCGCTTGGCCTCAACATCGTCGTGGGCCTTGCGGGATTGCTGAATCTCGGCTACATCGCGTTTTACGCGGTGGGGGCCTACGCCTACGGCCTCCTCGCCACACGAGCCGACCTCTCGTTCTGGCAGGTCCTGCCGTTGGGGGCGACCCTGGCGGCGGTCTTTGGCGTCCTGCTGGGCTTCCCGGCGCTCCGTTTGCGTGGCGACTACCTGGCGATTGTCACGCTGGGGTTCGGCGAGATGATCCGGATCGTCCTGAACAACTGGGACAGCGTCACGGGCGGCCCAAACGGGATCCTCGACATCGCCCGTCCGAGCCTCTTTGGATTTACCTTTACCCACCCGATTCACTACTACTATCTGATTCTGGCTATGGTGGTACTGACCGTCTTTGCCGTCGATCGGCTCAATCAGTCGCGGCTTGGTCGCGCCTGGACCGCGATGCGGGACGACGAGGTGGCCGCTGAGGCGATGGGGATCGATCTGGTGAAGACCAAGCTGCTCGCATTCGGTCTGGGCGCGATGTGGGCGGGACTGGCCGGCGTCTTTTTTGCCGGGAAGATGACCTTTATCTCGCCCGAGAGCTTTACCTTCTTCGAATCGGTCCTGGTCCTGTGTATGGTCGTGTTGGGCGGCATGGGGAGCCTCCCGGGGGTGATCCTCGGGGCGGCGATGCTGATGATTCTGCCCGAGGTGATGCGGCAGTTTGCGCAGTACCGCATGTTGGTCTTCGGTGCGGCGATGGTCGGGATGATGGTGATGCGGCCCAAGGGACTGATCACCGCACGACGACGTACCGTTCCGCTGTGGCACGGGGAGGCCGCTCACGCCTCTGTAGCCGACGAGCCTCCGATGCGCGGACCTGAGCTGTTGCAGGTCGATCGCCCTACATCGCCGCCACATGGTGCGACAACGACCCTGCTTGAAACGCGAGGGCTGTCGATTGATTTCGGCGGCCTGCGCGCGCTGGATATGGTCGACCTCACCGTGAAGGCCGGCGAGATTGTCAGCCTCATCGGGCCCAACGGGGCCGGGAAGACCACCTTCTTTAACTCCATCACAGGCCTCTATGCGCCGACGTCCGGCGAGGTTCGGTATCGCGGGCAGGACCTTGTCGGACTGAGGCCGCATCAGGTGGCGGCCAGGGGGATCACCCGGACCTTTCAGAATATCCGGCTGTTCCAAGACATGACGGTTCTGGAAAATGTCATGGTGGGGGGCCACTGTCGGATGCGGGCCGGGGTGCTTGGCGCCGTCATCAGGCCGAAGGGGGTGACCAGGGAAGAGGCGGCATTGGCGGCGAAGGCGGTCGAGTTGCTTCGGTTTGTGGGTCTGGAGGCAAAGCGCGACCTGTGGGCCGGGCAGCTTCCCTACGGTGACCAGCGACGGCTGGAGATCGCCCGCGCGATGGCCGGCGACCCCACCCTTTTGTTACTGGATGAACCGGCGGCCGGCATGAATCCACAGGAGACGGGCGCGCTTATGGACCTGATCCATGCCATTCGCGCACGCGGCATCACCGTGCTCCTGATCGAACACCATATGAAGTTGGTGATGGGGATCTCGGAACGGATCGTGGTACTGGATCACGGGGTCAAGATCGCCGAAGGGACACCGGCCGAGATCAAGACAGATCCTCGAGTGATCGGCGCCTATCTGGGCAAAGAGTCGGAGCATGCTTAGACTGCATGAGGTCCACCTGCACTACGGCGCGATTCATGCCCTCAAGGGGATCACTCTTGAGGTGGAGCAGGGCCAGATCGTCACGCTGATCGGCGCCAACGGCGCCGGCAAATCGTCAACGTTGATGGCGATCTCCGGTATCCTGCGGCCCACCAGCGGACGGATCATCTTTGAAGGGGACGATCTCACCCACTTGCCGAGCCACGCGATTGTCAAGCGCGGCATTGCGCAGGTCCCCGAGGGGCGGCGTATCTTTCCGATACTGACCGTCCTGGAAAATCTGGAGATGGGCGCCTATAGCCGCGCCGATGCCGCCGAGATCCGTCACGACCTGGATCGGGTCTTCCAACTCTTTCCGCTGCTGAAAGACCGCCGCTCCCAACATGGGGGGACACTCTCCGGCGGGGAGCAGCAGATGCTGGCCATCGGCCGTGCCCTGATGGGGCGCCCGCGGCTGCTCCTGCTGGACGAGCCATCATTGGGCCTGGCTCCCAAGCTGGTGGAGACCATCTTTGAGGTGATTCGCGAGATTAATGCCCAGTCCACCACGATTCTGCTGGTCGAACAAAACGCGCACATGGCCCTGCGAATTGCCGCCAAAGGCTACGTCATGGAGACCGGTCGGATCGTCCTGAGCGACGACGCCGACCGGCTGCTGGCCAATGGCGAGGTCCGAAGCGCCTACCTCGGGGAGTAGTTAAGGGATGGTCCGAGTTGGAGCAGATACGCGACCGGACGATCCTGTCGCGAGGTACACCGTCTCGCCTGAGGCCCCCTCAGAGGCGCTGATCGAGCGCGGCGCGACGGCGCTCCGACACGGCAGCCTGGTTGCGTTTCCTACCGATACACTGTACGCGCTCGGGGCGGACGCCTCAAACCCGAGGGCGATCGAGCAGATCTTTGTCGCGAAGGGACGTTCTTTCAACAACCCCATCCCGCTCCTGGTCGCCGATGTCGCCATGGCGACCCGACTTGCAGGGACGTTCCCGGAGGCGGCCGCTCGTCTGGCCGAGCGTTACTGGCCGGGTCCCCTGACCCTCGTGGTGCCGGCGCCTCCGACGATCTGCCCTCTGCTTACTGCCGGGACCGGTCGGATCGGTCTCAGGGCCCCCGATGCCGCCGTGGCCCTCGCGCTGATCCGGCACTTCGGCGGTGCGATCACCGGAACAAGTGCGAATCGGTCGGGGGGTCGAGAGCCTCTGGATGCCGACGAGGTGTTGCGCCAGTTGGGTAACCGGGTGGAGGTGGTGCTGGATGGCGGGCCCGCGGCTGGAGGCAGCCCGTCGACGGTCATCGATGTCACAATCAGTCCGCCCGTCGTCTTAAGATCAGGTCCCATCCTGCACGAGGAGATCCTGAGACTGTTAGGATTCCAGGCGCACTGATCAATTCTCACGCGCTGGGCAGTACCCCACCGGCCATTCACCTGCTCGTCATTGTTCCGAAAGTCCCCCGTATCGGTCATTGCGAGGGAGCGCAGCGACCGAAGCAATCTCACCGTACTTCGCCTCTGTCACAGCGGGATTGCTTCGGCTCCGCCCCGCAACGACGCGTCTTAATGTTCATGTGCGATTCCCGAAAGCCTTTGGAAACTCCCTCACAATATGGTAAAAATAAGGTGTTATCCATGACCGTGGGTCATTAGCCGATCAGCACGACAACATCAGGCATAACAGAAATGGGAATTGAGCCGATCCTCGAACGGGTGCGCGTCGCCTCACCTGACGCCGACCTGACCCTCCTGCAACGGGCCTACGACTTTGCCGCCAAGGTTCACAGAGGGCAGGAGCGGGTCTCGGGGGAACCCTACCTGTCACACCCGATCGCCGTAGCCGAGATCGTGCTGAATCTCAAGATGGATGTAGCCAGCGTTGCCGCCGCGCTCCTGCACGACGTGGTGGAGGATACCCATGCCTCGCTGGAAGAGGTAAACGAGGCGTTCGGCGGTGAGATTGCCAACCTCGTCGACGGTCTCACGAAGATCAGCAAGCTCCCATTCGGCAGCCGCCAGGAGCATCAGGCCGAGAATCTTCGGAAGATGGTGCTGGCGATGTCTCAGGACATCCGTGTGATCCTGATCAAGCTGGCCGACCGGCTCCACAATATGCGCACCCTGGAACCGCTGCGGGAGGAGAAGCGTCGACTGATCGCTCGGGAGACGCTCGATATCTACGCGCCCATCGCCCATCGCCTCGGTATCTACTGGATGAAGGCGGAGTTTGAAGATCTGGCGCTCCGCTATCTTGAACCCGACGTCTACCGGGATCTGTCGGCGCGGATCGCAAAGAAACGTCGGGAGCGCGAAAAGGATATTAATGAGGCCATCGAGATCCTCCAGCAGAAGTTTGGCGAGGTCGGGATCCGGGCACGAATCATCGGCCGTCCGAAGCATTTCTTCAGTATTTACAAGAAGATGCGCGATCAACATAAGGAATTCGATGAGATTTATGACCTCACGGCAGTTCGGGTGATTACCGAATCGATCAAGGACTGCTATGGGTCGCTGGGGGTTATCCACTCCCTGTGGAAGCCGATTCCAGGGCGGTTTAAGGACTTCATTGCGATGCCCAAATCAAATATGTATCAATCACTCCACACGACCGTGATTGGTCCGGTCGGCGAGCCGGTCGAGATCCAGATACGAACCTATGAGATGCACAAAACGGCGGAGGAGGGGATCGCCGCCCATTGGGTCTATAAGGAGGGAAAGGCGGCGCTTGACCCGGCCGACAAAGGGTTCGCCTGGATTCGACAGCTTCTGGAGTGGCAGCGTGATCTCAAGGACAGCCGGGAGTTTCTCGAAACGGTGAAGGTCGATCTGTTCCCCGAAGAGGTCTACGTCTTTACGCCGAATGGGGATGTGAAGAGCTTTCCCAAGGGGGCGTGTCCCATCGACTTCGCCTTCAGTGTCCATACCGACATCGGCCTCAGATGCGTGGGGGCGAGGGCGAACGGCCGCCTGGTCCCGCTCCGATATGAGCTCCAACATGGCGACATCATCGAGATCCTGACCGATTCCAAGCATCACCCGAGCCGTGACTGGCTGAAGTTCGTCAAAACCTCACGCGCGAAGGGCCGGATCAAGCAGTGGATCAAAAACGAAGAGAAGGTCCGCAGCATCAGTCTGGGCAAGGACCTGCTGGAGAAGGAGCTACGACGGCTCGGCAAGAGCCCGGTTCAGTTCCTCAAACCCGAGACGATGGCGAAGGGCCTGGCGGGTCAGGGCTATCCGACCCCGGACGACTTTTTTGCCACCGTCGGCTTCGGGAAACTCTCCCCGCGCCAGGCGATCAGTAAACTCCTGCCTGCGGAAGAGTTGCCCCATGATGGCGAGGTCAAGCCCGAACGCAAGGTCAGACAACCGCCCGATGAGGGCGTCACCCTGCTGGGTTCGCACGATTTTCTCATTCGGTTTGCCAGGTGTTGCAACCCGCTCCCCGGCGATGAGATTGTCGGTTTCATCACCCGCGGACGGGGCGTGTCGGTTCATGCGGCGGACTGTTCCAATATCGACCAACTGTCGTACGACCCGGATCGCAAGATTAACGTCTCCTGGGATGCGGCGCCGAAAACCGCCCATCAGGTCAAGATCCGGGTGATGATCGGAAAGGATCGGCCCGGGATCCTGGCCGCCATCAGCTCGGCGATCTCGGCGACTAAGATCAACATCGCACAGGCTGACATACGGGTGACGGAGGACCGGAAGGGGCTCAATACCTTTACGCTGGAGGTATCGGATCTCAAACAGCTTCAATCGGCAATGGGAGCGATTCGGCAGATCGACGGGGTGATGGGGGTCGAACGTCTCCGTGGCTGAGTACAAGCAGCTTTTAGCCAATAGCTGTCAGCTAAAAGCTGCTTTTGATCAGCCGGCCTTCTGGACGCGCCCGGATCGAAGACAGCGGGTGCACAGCGCAATATAGCGGCGAGTTCCATTCATCACGACATGATGCCGTGAAATGTTGATCTGCTGGCGGCGCTTGCTGACATTGTGGGCATGACTGATCTGTTGGCTGACTCGCGGACCTCGGCCGCACAACTCGCAGTGGCTGGAATGCGTAATCGGCATAACGGTACCTCCCCGTGGTTGAGCATACTGGTCAATGATCGTTCGTCATCGGCGGTAATCATACGACAGCGTTGATACAAAATCAAGCGTGGAAGCGTAGATCGGCCGGTAAGGATCGATGAGGGTGATCGGCGGCTTGGCCAGAGGGCGGCGAATTCTGGCGCCTCGTGGAAGGGTGACGAGGCCGACCTCGGACTATCTGCGCGAGGTTCTGTTCGACCTGCTGGCGCCGCAGATCGACGGGAAGACCTTTCTTGACCTGTACGCAGGAACCGGAGCGGTCGGAATCGAGGCCCTGAGCCGCGGCGCAGCGGCTGCGATCTTTGTCGAGCAGAATCGATCGGCGCTGGCGATCCTGTACCGGAATCTCGACCGATCAGGGTTCCGCGAGCGGGCTGTCGTCGTTCCCATGGAGGTACGGCGGT includes:
- a CDS encoding branched chain amino acid ABC transporter substrate-binding protein translates to MGRGWLRVVCNALALLLLVTTNAYAAGTLKVGVAGPLTGDQGALGQELKNGVTIAVEEWNAKGGLLGRRIEIVWGDDQHDPKQAVAVANKFVNEEVVGVVGHFNSSCSIPASNIYRDGGVVQLTPASTNPRFTERGLWNVFRVCGRDDQQGGAAANFIVKKLKKTKVAVLHDKTTYGQGLADETVKALEKAGIKPVYYGNITQGEKDYRPVLTSIKQTNPEVLFYGGIYPEAILLTKQMRELGMKTAFISGDGVWAKEFVEIAGKAAEGAFITFTPDQTRIKEAQGVIQQHKAKFGTAVGAYTVYSYVAAVLLFEAIAATQSTDGAKIAEHIRKTKWKTALGPIQFDHKGDVLVSPYVVWEVKNGRFVELQ
- a CDS encoding branched-chain amino acid ABC transporter permease yields the protein MLLQQLVNGLTLGSVYALIALGYTMVYGIIELINFAHGEIYMLGAYMGIVTFGLLTTLNLMAPDSALTLACMMIAAVLFCGACGITIERLAYRPLRTAPRLSPLISALGVSIFLQNFVMLAQGPRDKGFPELFIQGGIDLPGGRISAIQIFIMTTSVLMMWGLHLLVRRTRIGKAMRATAQDKQMAELVGIDVNRVISVTFLIGSALAAVAGVMVGMYYGLINFYIGYIAGMKAFTAAVLGGIGSIPGAMLGGILLGLIESLGAGYISSEYKDVFAFAILILVLIFRPTGLLGTDTSKRA
- a CDS encoding ABC transporter ATP-binding protein, with translation MLRLHEVHLHYGAIHALKGITLEVEQGQIVTLIGANGAGKSSTLMAISGILRPTSGRIIFEGDDLTHLPSHAIVKRGIAQVPEGRRIFPILTVLENLEMGAYSRADAAEIRHDLDRVFQLFPLLKDRRSQHGGTLSGGEQQMLAIGRALMGRPRLLLLDEPSLGLAPKLVETIFEVIREINAQSTTILLVEQNAHMALRIAAKGYVMETGRIVLSDDADRLLANGEVRSAYLGE
- a CDS encoding threonylcarbamoyl-AMP synthase, whose product is MVRVGADTRPDDPVARYTVSPEAPSEALIERGATALRHGSLVAFPTDTLYALGADASNPRAIEQIFVAKGRSFNNPIPLLVADVAMATRLAGTFPEAAARLAERYWPGPLTLVVPAPPTICPLLTAGTGRIGLRAPDAAVALALIRHFGGAITGTSANRSGGREPLDADEVLRQLGNRVEVVLDGGPAAGGSPSTVIDVTISPPVVLRSGPILHEEILRLLGFQAH
- a CDS encoding GTP pyrophosphokinase, with translation MGIEPILERVRVASPDADLTLLQRAYDFAAKVHRGQERVSGEPYLSHPIAVAEIVLNLKMDVASVAAALLHDVVEDTHASLEEVNEAFGGEIANLVDGLTKISKLPFGSRQEHQAENLRKMVLAMSQDIRVILIKLADRLHNMRTLEPLREEKRRLIARETLDIYAPIAHRLGIYWMKAEFEDLALRYLEPDVYRDLSARIAKKRREREKDINEAIEILQQKFGEVGIRARIIGRPKHFFSIYKKMRDQHKEFDEIYDLTAVRVITESIKDCYGSLGVIHSLWKPIPGRFKDFIAMPKSNMYQSLHTTVIGPVGEPVEIQIRTYEMHKTAEEGIAAHWVYKEGKAALDPADKGFAWIRQLLEWQRDLKDSREFLETVKVDLFPEEVYVFTPNGDVKSFPKGACPIDFAFSVHTDIGLRCVGARANGRLVPLRYELQHGDIIEILTDSKHHPSRDWLKFVKTSRAKGRIKQWIKNEEKVRSISLGKDLLEKELRRLGKSPVQFLKPETMAKGLAGQGYPTPDDFFATVGFGKLSPRQAISKLLPAEELPHDGEVKPERKVRQPPDEGVTLLGSHDFLIRFARCCNPLPGDEIVGFITRGRGVSVHAADCSNIDQLSYDPDRKINVSWDAAPKTAHQVKIRVMIGKDRPGILAAISSAISATKINIAQADIRVTEDRKGLNTFTLEVSDLKQLQSAMGAIRQIDGVMGVERLRG
- the rpmB gene encoding 50S ribosomal protein L28, producing MPITHSSHCELCGRGPRVSQQISHAHNVSKRRQQINISRHHVVMNGTRRYIALCTRCLRSGRVQKAG
- the rsmD gene encoding 16S rRNA (guanine(966)-N(2))-methyltransferase RsmD gives rise to the protein MRVIGGLARGRRILAPRGRVTRPTSDYLREVLFDLLAPQIDGKTFLDLYAGTGAVGIEALSRGAAAAIFVEQNRSALAILYRNLDRSGFRERAVVVPMEVRRYLRRAAIRSEQFDLIFLDPPYLSGDREAALTIIAERQVLAPGGLAILERSARIAQSEVPTGLEHVREVRHGDSALQIYRREI